A window of the Eubalaena glacialis isolate mEubGla1 chromosome 9, mEubGla1.1.hap2.+ XY, whole genome shotgun sequence genome harbors these coding sequences:
- the LOC133097257 gene encoding proline-rich protein 2-like yields MKDAIFQGLPTGPQSENQGGPPEAQGPRTSPAPRRQELAHLQSWSLAGPRHPTCRSPGRPGVPNPWAVGRYQTAQQEASEASSATPPALASLPEPPPPPYPQGPVRRQPLTINFGDTRGNPKRLGDSTPDRRPRGSPRPRLCTPEPPSLGSKMGPGGRKPARRPRPPRRSRPPECGAGRRLRGLRGPVRPDGPSPGGPQPRCAQVRPRGAGAEGAVGPAGGAARPRSQPSPSRAAPPQQWRAGRPPPPGGPRPDPAGQRRRRGAGGAPRSRTKVGRARAPLSVSRRRDKAGRAAPPPS; encoded by the exons ATGAAGGACGCAAT CTTCCAGGGGCTCCCTACAGGGCCCCAGTCAGAAAACCAGGGCGGCCCGCCAGAAGCACAGGGCCCCCGCACCTCTCCAGCCcctaggaggcaggagctggCCCACCTGCAAAGCTGGAGCCTGGCTGGGCCCAGGCATCCCACCTGCAGGAGCCCAGGCAG gccaggggtccccaacccctgggccgtggGCCGGTACCAGACCGCACAGCAGGaggcgagcgaagcttcatctgccacgcCCCCAGCGCTGGCATCACTGCCTGAGCCAccccccccaccctacccccaagGCCCCGTCC GCCGGCAACCCCTGACCATCAACTTCGGGGACACCCGGGGGAACCCGAAAAGGCTAGGCGACTCCACCCCCGACCGCCGGCCCCGAGGGTCGCCGCGACCCCGGCTCTGCACCCCGGAGCCGCCCTCGCTGGGAAGCAAGATGGGGCCGGGCGGCAGGAAACCGGCCCGACGCCCCCGACCGCCGAGGCGCTCGCGGCCGCCGGAATGTGGGGCGGGAAGGCGACTCCGGGGGCTCCGGGGACCCGTCCGCCCCGACGGCCCCTCCCCCGGAGGCCCCCAGCCGCGCTGCGCCCAGGTCCGGCCCCGGGGTGCGGGGGCGGAGGGGGCTGTGGGCCCGGCGGGGGGAGCGGCCCGACCCCGCAGTCAGCCGAGCCCAAGCCGCGCGGCGCCGCCACAACAATGGCGAGCTGGCCGCCCGCCGCCCCCCGGCGGCCCCCGGCCCGACCCCGCGGGCCAAcggcggcggcgcggggcggGCGGAGCCCCGCGCTCGCGGACAAAGGTCGGTCGGGCCCGGGCGCCGCTGTCAGTCAGCCGCCGCCGAGACAAAGCCGGCCGGGCCGCGCCGCCTCCATCTTAG